The genomic segment GGTTCGGGGAACGTGTCACGTGTAGATAGTCTCAGATGTGCAATAGAGCGAGCCAGCCGTTACGGTTTTGAACTCAAAGGTAGCGTATTAGCTTCTGAGGCTTTCTTCCCTTTCCGCGATAGCATTGACCTTGCTCATCAGGCAGGTATCAGCGCCATCATACAGCCTGGAGGCTCCATAAGGGATAAAGAAGTTATTGAAGCTGTAAATGAGTATGGGATGGCTATGATTTTTACCCGAACGAGGCACTTCAGGCATTAAGGGTATATATTTTTCATATGGTCAAAGAGGCACAAGGAGACATTTATAACTTTGTAAATAAACTATTCCCCTTTGCACCGGAGGATTTCAAAAGAGAGCTTTCCTTAAGATCCCAAAAGGTACACATAAAGGCGAATACTATGATAGGTTATCCCGGAAGTGAGTGCCACGCATCTCCTATAATTGTATCGGGTTCTTTAAAGGTTTATCTGCTTTTAGAAAGTGGAAGGGAAATACTCCTCTACACCATAGGTCCTGGGGAGACTTGCATGTTTACCAATCTCTCTATACTCAAAAAATTGCCTTACCCTGCGTATGCGTTAGCTGAGGTAGACACCGTAGGACTTCTTTTGGATGCGTATACGGTAAAGGATTTCTTTGATAAGTATCCCCAGTGGAGAAATTTTGTCCTTGAGATGATAGTCAAAAATCTCTACGGGTTACTGACTATGCTAAATGAACTTTTCTCAAAGAGGGTGGACAGAAGGCTAATAAAGTATCTTTACGAAAGATCTTTCAATAATAGGATTTTGAAAATTACACATGAAGAGTTAGCTAAAGATATAGGCACAGCAAGAGAGGTAATTTCAAGACTTCTCAAAGATTTAGAAAGAGATGGTATCATTGAGTTGGGAAGAGGAGAAATAAAGATAAGGGATGTGGAAAGATTGAGGGAGGAGATTGAAAAATATTAGTAGTATTTGTGTTCATCTTATATAAAGTAATTCACGGCTCTACCAACACACATTGATACATGTTTAAATACTTTTTTTGAGCTTTTATAACCTGCTCAAAGCTGACATCTTTTACTTTATCCGGATACATCTCATCCATTCTCCAGCCAAAACCCATTATCTCAAAAAACCCAAGATACCACGCTTGTTTTAACCTCGTTTGGTGATCAAGCAGGAAGTCTCCTATCAACTTGCTTTTTGCAAGCCTTATATCCTCTTCGGTAAGCTTTGCGTGCTGGACCACCTTTATAAGATCTTGCAATGCGGAATCTCCCTTCTCTGGAGATGTGCCAACGTAAGCGAACATTCTCGGAGAGAAATACCTCGTAGGATAGTAGGCATAAGTAGCGTAAGCGTAGCCCCTTTTCTCTCTTAGCTCCTTAAAGAGTGCCGAAGTCATACCATTTCCCAGAGCGCTTGTAAGAACCTTAAAGGTAAAGTAATCATCACTTTTGAGCAAAGGTGCGTTAAAGGCACAAAGAACTGTCGCCTGCGCGCCTGGTCTTTTCACCTTTTGCACCTGATCCCTCTCTATATACACATCCTTTTGGTAAAAGCTCTCACCACCAGGAGGTATCTTTGAAAAAATACTCTTAAGCATATTTTCCACATCTTCAAGCTTGAAATCTCCTACCACACTCACCACTACATTTTTCCCCTTGAGTATATCTTCCCATCTTTCAATTAGGTCTTCTCTACTTACGCTTTTGATATCTTCTTCCCTTCCAAGAGGTGAAACTTCGTAATCCATGCCTTTAAAAGTTAAAACCCTGAGATGTTCCATAGCAAAATCCATTCCTCTCTCTCTCTTGGATCTTATAGCGTTTATTACGTTTAA from the Hydrogenobacter sp. genome contains:
- a CDS encoding Crp/Fnr family transcriptional regulator, which gives rise to MVKEAQGDIYNFVNKLFPFAPEDFKRELSLRSQKVHIKANTMIGYPGSECHASPIIVSGSLKVYLLLESGREILLYTIGPGETCMFTNLSILKKLPYPAYALAEVDTVGLLLDAYTVKDFFDKYPQWRNFVLEMIVKNLYGLLTMLNELFSKRVDRRLIKYLYERSFNNRILKITHEELAKDIGTAREVISRLLKDLERDGIIELGRGEIKIRDVERLREEIEKY
- a CDS encoding pitrilysin family protein, which encodes MRAIILLLMFLTLSFGGEKVREFALDNGVKIILKETHGSGIVSGVIFIKSGVHGEKKRGLTNLTLSLLTKGTKRYSSYDIASAFEDYGGSISTNTTDDYAEIDFATKVEGLRRGLEVIDSILYEPTFPEEDLEREKLNVINAIRSKRERGMDFAMEHLRVLTFKGMDYEVSPLGREEDIKSVSREDLIERWEDILKGKNVVVSVVGDFKLEDVENMLKSIFSKIPPGGESFYQKDVYIERDQVQKVKRPGAQATVLCAFNAPLLKSDDYFTFKVLTSALGNGMTSALFKELREKRGYAYATYAYYPTRYFSPRMFAYVGTSPEKGDSALQDLIKVVQHAKLTEEDIRLAKSKLIGDFLLDHQTRLKQAWYLGFFEIMGFGWRMDEMYPDKVKDVSFEQVIKAQKKYLNMYQCVLVEP